From one Triticum aestivum cultivar Chinese Spring chromosome 4B, IWGSC CS RefSeq v2.1, whole genome shotgun sequence genomic stretch:
- the LOC123090344 gene encoding probable RNA-binding protein EIF1AD, whose amino-acid sequence MKGGRKNLRRACEEGTAVTLAEGESIMQVVTLRGSNLIEVTDGEGVKSLALFPAKFQTSFWIKNGNFVVVDASGRDEALESGSRKYVHIHGFKAQVVTDSLNLCYARPAIFKSTPNGWATGPEGTTSQAEEEHNSEEEDDDDDMPPLEANTNRNRPFDVHSDTESDSDS is encoded by the exons ATGAAAGGCGGTAGGAAGAACCTGCGGCGCGCGTGCGAGGAGGGCACCGCGGTGACGCTGGCGGAGGGCGAGAGCATCATGCAGGTCGTCACGCTGCGCGGCTCCAACCTCATCGAG GTGACGGACGGCGAGGGCGTCAAGTCTCTCGCCCTATTCCCCGCCAAGTTCCAGACGAGCTTCTGGATCAAGAACG GGAATTTCGTGGTTGTGGATGCTAGTGGGAGGGACGAGGCTCTCGAATCTGGAAGTAGGAAGTATGTGCATATACATG GTTTCaaagccca GGTTGTTACTGATTCACTCAATCTTTGTTATGCCAGGCCGGCTATCTTCAAGTCGACACCCAATGGGTGGGCGACAGGGCCAGAGGGAACGACATCGCAGGCTGAGGAAGAGCACAActccgaagaagaagacgacgatgatgatatgCCACCACTCGAGGCGAACACAAACAGGAATAGACCGTTTGACGTGCATTCCGACACAGAGAGTGATTCTGATTCTTAA